A single window of Malus sylvestris chromosome 5, drMalSylv7.2, whole genome shotgun sequence DNA harbors:
- the LOC126623352 gene encoding dicarboxylate transporter 2, chloroplastic-like — MESFALHSHSSSTFPLSSRASLFRRSKPLVKSPPSIQSSPSLPTLRSPSLLPSKPFISLSHSSKPRKTHFPIQASQSAQPQTTLAPPLAPPLEGAKPIPFIISIAIGIVVRFFVPKPVEVTPQAWQLLAIFLSTIAGLVLSPLPVGAWAFLGLTTSVVTGTLSFPTAFSAFTNEVIWLIVISFFFARGFVKTGLGDRIATYFVKWLGKSTLGLSYGLTISEALIAPAMPSTTARAGGVFLPIIKSLSLSGGSKPGDPSKRKLGSYLIMSQFQSAGNSSALFLTAAAQNLLCLKLAEELGVIVSSPWVSWFKAASLPAFVCLLATPLVLYKLFPPETKDTPDAPAMARKKLENMGPVTKNEFIMVGTMLLAVSLWVFGDALGVASVVTAMIGLSILLLLGVLNWDDCLSEKSAWDTLAWFSVLVGMAGQLTNLGIVNWMSSSVAKTLQSYSLSWPAAFGVLQAAYFFIHYLFASQTGHVGALYSAFLAMNLAAGVPGVLAALALAYNTNLFGALTHYSSGQAAVYYGAGYVDLPDVFKVGFIMALVNAVIWAIVGSFWWKFLGLY, encoded by the exons ATGGAGAGCTTCGCGCTCCACTCTCACTCCTCCTCCACCTTCCCTCTCTCTTCCCGCGCTTCCTTATTCCGCCGCTCAAAACCCCTCGTCAAATCTCCACCGTCCATCCAATCATCTCCCTCACTCCCCACCCTCCGATCACCATCCCTCTTGCCCTCAAAACCTTTCATCTCCTTGTCTCATTcctcaaaacccagaaaaacccaTTTCCCAATCCAAGCCTCTCAATCCGCACAGCCCCAAACCACTCTCGCACCACCGCTGGCACCGCCGCTTGAAGGCGCCAAACCCATCCCCTTCATCATATCAATCGCCATAGGCATTGTGGTCCGCTTTTTCGTCCCCAAACCAGTCGAAGTCACCCCACAAGCCTGGCAATTGCTCGCCATTTTCCTATCCACCATTGCTGGCCTGGTTCTGAGCCCGTTACCTGTCGGCGCTTGGGCCTTTCTCGGCCTCACCACCTCCGTTGTGACCGGAACTCTGTCCTTCCCGACGGCCTTCAGTGCTTTTACCAATGAGGTGATCTGGTTGATTgtcatttccttctttttcgcTCGCGGGTTCGTAAAGACGGGCTTGGGGGATCGGATTGCCACCTACTTTGTCAAGTGGTTGGGGAAGAGCACACTGGGATTGTCTTATGGGCTGACAATAAGCGAGGCACTAATTGCTCCGGCAATGCCGAGTACCACGGCCAGGGCTGGCGGTGTTTTTTTGCCCATTATCAAGTCGTTGTCCCTCTCCGGCGGGAGTAAACCCGGTGACCCCTCCAAAAGAAAGCTTGGTTCTTATCTGATTATGTCTCAGTTTCAG TCCGCTGGTAATTCTAGTGCTCTTTTCTTAACGGCTGCAGCTCAAAATTTGTTGTGCCTTAAATTAGCTGAGGAACTTGGGGTGATTGTTTCAAGCCCTTGGGTTTCTTGGTTCAAGGCTGCTAGTTTACCAGCATTTGTCTGCCTTCTAGCTACTCCGCTAGTCTTATACAAGCTATTTCCTCCAGAAACCAAAGACACACCTGATGCCCCTGCCATGGCTAGAAAGAAATTGGAGAATATGGGTCCCGTCACAAAGAATGAATTCATTATGGTTGGTACAATGCTTCTTGCTGTCTCTTTGTGGGTCTTCGG AGATGCTCTTGGTGTGGCAAGCGTTGTAACTGCAATGATTGGCTTATCTATACTCCTTTTGTTAGGAGTCCTTAATTGGGATGACTGCTTAAGTGAAAAATCAGCATGGGATACATTGGCTTGGTTTTCTGTTCTAGTCGGTATGGCTGGCCAGTTGACAAATCTTGGTATTGTAAATTGGATGTCTAGTAGTGTAGCCAAGACGCTTCAGTCTTACTCTTTAAGCTGGCCAGCTGCATTTGGCGTTCTTCAGGCAGCTTACTTCTTCATCCATTACCTCTTTGCAAGTCAAACCGGTCATGTGGGTGCTTTATACTCTGCATTTCTTGCCATGAACTTGGCAGCTGGGGTACCTGGTGTGTTGGCTGCATTGGCTTTAGCTTACAACACAAATCTGTTTGGGGCTTTAACGCATTATAGCAGTGGTCAGGCTGCTGTATACTATGGAG